One Lachancea thermotolerans CBS 6340 chromosome F complete sequence DNA window includes the following coding sequences:
- the RAD50 gene encoding MRX complex DNA-binding subunit (similar to uniprot|P12753 Saccharomyces cerevisiae YNL250W RAD50 Subunit of MRX complex with Mre11p and Xrs2p involved in processing double-strand DNA breaks in vegetative cells initiation of meiotic DSBs telomere maintenance and nonhomologous end joining), producing the protein MSAIYKLSIQGIRSFDSNERETIEFGKPLTLIVGTNGSGKTTIIECLKYATTGDLPPNSKGGAFIHDPKITGEKDVRAQVKLAFMSPNDVNMIVTRNIQLLVKKTTNTFKTLEGQLVAINRGERTTLSSRAAELDTQVPLYMGVPKAILDYVVFCHQEDSLWPLSEPSNLKKRFDEIFQAMKYTKALDNLKAIKKDMSVESKLLKQSVEHLKVDRDRSRATKINISTLEKRIDEYKEQARQAEEQLDEITEQSDKLFKSNQEFQEVLSKMDGLKHSKNSLEEQINRLEGSTEVLNLPKVELERLVANFSSTLEEKQGQIKELEDILVTKRHVLEQTREQYNTLISQQGELNARKSTHEDHIKELSTLKAELREKDGLSGADILTDLESKVLSSNSHFDLITAQNKQCIERLRNQISELQSTRAKQEQHLIYCGNDKNKLASEIDSLESKLKAMSNLEEDLAKEEDKMNNFKTRLDTHESEDEINSIGFQIKEKNSSILLMEDELEKNQRELLKVNEQADLSAKYSLIQQSLDKKRVEVDDLVSKVTADKRAQEWNLWSQSDSEFEFRKAHISLQKEYALLTQENNKITKGLAEKEFLLAQLRREKDANDEKLVMLDKKITEGLPEDCSIEDYITIMEETEESYRVAVENLKMHKTTLEFNLKALEVAKENNCCYLCQREFHDGKEQSTLLKELQSRTDTKFEETLTKIVEEEKDYLDSLRRLESDVSSLKVLKKSQEALTLDYEKVSKDLQQKTSEAAESDAKVQMVKKDIDHAELVLRPLVENLSRVTRELKALGSEFQNISDEVRLRNGLDSNFKTVEELQAAQKQLNDSLRDARKEIGLLQEAKEMKSREYNNLLGLIREKSFKVDELKKQLRDRENITSTIKDRKSAISQTDTIIQTVTSTLTDLSVSINEAKNKLSLVSDKANTEEVRVKGELDSLRSKRDRYAMLWSHIRDFEDKYSPQLENCKNDIELSRKMIHSLKDEVETLDNRMREQSQKVKDSANEQKNLRLNIDLINLKLKLVKVEKDLRDLHVQNAEAQRDKYQQESTRLRALFEKLSSDNAGRMGEIKQLQNQIRSLLNQLNTDYKDVDSIYQKEWVQLQTKTLVTDDIDVYSKALDSAIMKYHSLKMHDINRIIDELWKRTYSGTDVDTIKIKSDEVTTSARGKSYNYRVVMYKQDAELDMRGRCSAGQKVLASIIIRLALSETFGVNCGVIALDEPTTNLDEENIESLAKSLNNIIEFRRHQKNFQLIVITHDEKFLRYMGAADFTDHFYKVKRDDRQKSQIEWVNINKVTD; encoded by the coding sequence atGTCTGCCATCTATAAGCTTTCCATACAGGGCATCAGATCATTTGACTCTAACGAACGTGAGACAATCGAGTTTGGAAAACCGCTGACACTGATCGTGGGCACAAATGGGTCTGGTAAAACAACCATTATTGAATGCCTAAAGTACGCTACAACTGGGGATCTTCCACCTAATAGTAAGGGTGGTGCTTTCATTCATGACCCAAAAATCACAGGAGAGAAAGATGTCCGGGCCCAGGTAAAGCTGGCCTTCATGAGCCCGAACGACGTGAACATGATCGTGACCAGGAATATCCAGCTCCTGGTAAAAAAGACTACAAatactttcaaaacattgGAGGGTCAGCTTGTGGCGATTAACAGAGGGGAGAGGACCACACTTAGCAGTCGAGCGGCAGAGCTTGACACCCAAGTTCCCCTTTACATGGGAGTACCTAAAGCCATTCTCGACTATGTGGTGTTttgccatcaagaagacaGCTTATGGCCTCTTAGTGAGCCCtcgaatttgaagaaacgTTTTGATGAGATTTTCCAAGCCATGAAATACACGAAAGCCCTCGACAACTTGAAGGCCATTAAAAAAGATATGTCCGTGGAAAGTAAACTTCTGAAACAATCTGTCGAACACCTGAAGGTCGATAGGGATCGCAGTCGCGCTACCAAGATAAACATCTCAACCTTGGAAAAAAGGATAGATGAGTATAAAGAGCAAGCTCGTCAAGCGGAGGAACAGTTAGATGAAATAACCGAGCAATCTGATAAGCTCTTTAAATCTAACCAAGAATTTCAGGAAGTTCTTAGTAAGATGGATGGTTTGAAACATAGTAAAAATTCGCTGGAGGAGCAAATTAATAGACTAGAGGGTAGTACTGAAGTTCTTAATCTTCCGAAAGTTGAACTTGAGAGGCTGGTCGCCAATTTCTCCTCTACGCTTGAAGAGAAGCAGGGCCAAAttaaagaacttgaggaTATCCTCGTCACTAAGCGACATGTTTTGGAACAAACCCGAGAGCAATATAACACCCTAATCTCTCAACAAGGAGAGCTGAACGCTAGGAAATCTACGCATGAAGATCatatcaaagagctcagcACCCTCAAAGCTGAGCTTCGCGAAAAAGACGGCCTGTCCGGCGCTGATATTCTCACGGATTTAGAGAGCAAAGTTCTGTCTTCTAATTCTCATTTTGATCTGATAACAGCACAGAATAAACAGTGCATAGAAAGGTTAAGAAACCAAATATCTGAGTTGCAAAGCACTCGCGCAAAGCAAGAGCAACACCTTATTTATTGCGGCAatgacaaaaacaagttaGCTAGCGAGATTGACTCCTTAGAgtcaaagctcaaagcGATGTCCAATTTAGAGGAAGATCTcgcaaaagaagaagataaaatgaacaacttcaaaacacGTTTGGATACTCATGAAAGCGAAGATGAAATCAATTCTATAGGATTTCAAattaaagaaaaaaactCAAGCATCCTTTTAATGGAAGATGAATTAGAGAAAAATCAGCgtgagcttttgaaagtgaaTGAACAAGCGGATTTGAGCGCAAAATACTCTCTAATACAACAGTCTCTTGacaaaaaaagagttgAAGTTGACGATCTAGTTTCTAAAGTGACAGCTGATAAAAGAGCACAAGAATGGAACTTGTGGTCTCAATCTGATTCCGAATTCGAGTTCAGAAAAGCACATATAAGTCTTCAGAAGGAATACGCGCTGCTGACACAAGAAAATAACAAGATCACGAAGGGCCTTGCGGAGAAAGAGTTTCTATTGGCCCAGTTAAGGCGTGAAAAAGATGCaaatgatgaaaagctaGTTATGCTGGACAAGAAAATTACTGAAGGGTTGCCTGAAGATTGTTCAATTGAGGATTACATTACTATTATGGAGGAAACTGAAGAATCTTACAGAGTAGCTGTAgagaatttgaaaatgcaTAAGACAACATTAGAGTTCAACCTCAAAGCCCTCGAAGTTGCGAAGGAAAATAATTGTTGTTATCTGTGTCAAAGAGAGTTTCATGACGGAAAAGAGCAAAGTACCCTTTTAAAGGAGCTTCAGTCAAGAACCGACACGAAGTTTGAGGAAACTCTCACAAAGAttgttgaggaagagaaagacTATCTTGACTCTCTTAGAAGGCTTGAGAGTGATGTCAGTTCCCTCAAAGTACTGAAAAAAAGTCAAGAAGCACTTACTCTTGATTATGAAAAAGTGTCGAAAGATTTGCAACAGAAGACTTCTGAGGCTGCTGAAAGCGATGCCAAGGTTCAAATGGTTAAGAAGGACATAGATCACGCTGAACTTGTTCTTCGTCCTCTCGTAGAAAATCTATCTCGGGTGACAAGAGAGCTCAAGGCACTAGGAAGCGAGTTTCAAAACATTTCTGATGAGGTTCGGCTTCGCAACGGACTCGATAGtaatttcaaaactgttGAAGAGTTACAAGCAGCCCAAAAACAGCTAAACGACTCCCTCAGGGACGCAAGAAAGGAGATAGgacttctccaagaagcgaaagaaatgaaatcaagagaGTATAATAACCTTCTAGGACTTATAAGAGAGAAGTCCTTTAAagttgatgagctgaagaaacaactGAGAGACAGAGAAAACATTACTAGCACAATAAAGGACAGGAAAAGTGCTATATCTCAGACGGATACTATTATCCAAACAGTAACATCAACGTTGACTGATTTGTCTGTGAGTATCAATGAAGCAAAAAACAAACTCTCTTTAGTTAGTGATAAAGCAAATACTGAGGAAGTTAGAGTGAAGGGGGAACTGGATAGTCTGAGATCAAAGCGTGATCGCTACGCCATGCTGTGGTCGCACATTAGGgactttgaagacaagTACTCTCCACAGCTTGAAAACTGTAAAAACGACATCGAGTTGAGCAGAAAAATGATTCATTCCCTTAAAGACGAAGTAGAGACCTTAGACAACAGAATGCGAGAACAGagtcaaaaagtcaaggATTCGGCCAATGAACAGAAAAACCTTAGACTCAACATTGACTTAATTAACCTGAAGCTAAAACTCGtcaaagttgaaaaggaCTTGAGGGATCTTCATGTGCAAAACGCAGAAGCCCAACGAGACAAGTACCAGCAAGAATCAACACGTTTAAGGGCCCTgtttgagaagctctcGTCTGACAATGCAGGCAGAATGGGCGAAATAAAGCAGCTTCAGAATCAGATTCGCTCCCTGCTCAATCAGCTAAACACCGATTACAAAGATGTCGATAgcatttatcaaaaagagTGGGTTCAACTTCAAACCAAAACGCTTGTGACCGACGATATTGATGTTTATTCAAAAGCCCTTGACAGTGCTATCATGAAGTACCATTCGCTAAAAATGCACGATATCAACAGGATTATAGACgagctttggaaaaggaCATATAGTGGAACAGACGTTGATACAATAAAGATAAAGTCTGACGAAGTGACAACATCCGCGAGAGGAAAATCGTATAACTACCGAGTTGTGATGTACAAACAGGATGCTGAATTAGACATGCGCGGAAGGTGTTCAGCTGGACAAAAGGTTTTGGCTTCTATCATTATCAGACTCGCGCTGTCAGAAACGTTTGGGGTTAATTGCGGTGTTATTGCCCTAGATGAGCCAACAACGAACCTTGATGAGGAAAACATCGAGAGTTTGGCAAAGTCCCTTAACAACATCATTGAGTTCCGGAgacaccaaaaaaatttccAGTTAATAGTGATTACTCATGATGAGAAGTTTCTGCGGTACATGGGCGCAGCTGACTTCACTGATCATTTCTATAAAGTTAAGAGAGACGACCGCCAAAAGTCTCAAATTGAGTGGGTTAATATAAACAAGGTTACAGATTAG
- the MPA43 gene encoding Mpa43p (similar to uniprot|P53583 Saccharomyces cerevisiae YNL249C MPA43), translating to MAKTSPTSAGLGIDLGSTAVRVGIYDLKTDKLIDIVAKPVPYTNHGGNRVTQSSTDIMSAIHGCIQDLNPDLKSVLSCGVAATCSLAVFTQDIEDLKPLDIHGVKQEPCHNVVFWMDSSATLECEIVNKTAGRLKEFMGGSFVPEMGIPKLASIFKKPEAEGHKLEVFDLHSYIAYELAIKYGWDTSRIINKPNENRIGHDGELKGWDAGFYNDVLKLPANVKIGPIHALNTESPVRVASCIDCYSNWFSMCSSSPNNSLFMAAGTSTCYLYANTENKGCIPGVWGPFTNILDGSEAKEWSVYEAGQSTTGKLIEHLFETHPAARAYSMDKSKLFSAIESAIEKLEQDFGESVHFRSKHMFTYGELQGNRTPYCDSSMSGMFIGETTDTSFQDLVLKYVTILEFLAFQVKHIKECFKAEIKDIRIAGSQAKNTRLLTLFSLVNDQITVKIPAQRTDYMGVEGAYLLGKAAHKNINIIDLIDKRDRLQSHILELGPMKLGNHNTKLKQLLEAKYKIYLDMAQTQMRYRAMVDSV from the coding sequence ATGGCAAAAACGTCACCTACTTCAGCCGGTCTGGGTATCGACCTAGGGTCTACTGCGGTGAGAGTTGGCATTTATGATTTGAAGACGGATAAGTTAATTGATATAGTAGCCAAGCCGGTTCCGTACACTAATCATGGGGGAAATAGGGTGACCCAGAGTTCAACAGATATCATGTCTGCCATACATGGATGCATCCAGGATTTAAACCCCGACCTTAAAAGCGTACTTTCGTGCGGCGTAGCTGCGACCTGTTCGCTTGCTGTTTTTACTCAAGACATAGAAGATCTTAAGCCACTGGACATCCACGGTGTAAAACAGGAACCTTGCCATAATGTTGTGTTTTGGATGGACAGTTCTGCGACCTTAGAGTGTGAAATAGTCAACAAAACGGCGGGCCGACTAAAGGAGTTTATGGGAGGAAGTTTTGTCCCCGAGATGGGCATTCCAAAACTAGCATCGATTTTTAAGAAGCCTGAAGCCGAAGGACATAAATtagaagtttttgatcttcaCAGCTATATCGCCTATGAATTAGCTATCAAATATGGTTGGGATACCTCTCGAATCATTAACAAACCTAACGAAAATAGAATTGGCCATGATGGTGAATTGAAGGGTTGGGACGCTGGCTTTTACAAtgatgttttgaaattgccAGCGAATGTTAAGATCGGACCTATCCATGCCTTAAACACAGAAAGCCCAGTAAGAGTTGCTAGCTGCATAGACTGTTATTCAAACTGGTTTTCTATGTGCTCATCTTCGCCGAATAACTCTCTCTTCATGGCGGCTGGCACATCAACTTGCTATCTTTACGCAAACACCGAGAACAAAGGATGTATCCCAGGTGTGTGGGGACCCTTCACAAATATTCTGGATGGCAGTGAAGCCAAGGAATGGTCGGTATATGAAGCAGGGCAATCTACCACGGGTAAGTTGATTGAGCACCTTTTTGAAACGCACCCTGCAGCAAGAGCGTACTCTATGGACAAAAGCAAACTCTTTTCTGCAATTGAGAGCGCTattgagaagcttgagCAGGATTTTGGAGAATCTGTACACTTCAGGTCGAAACATATGTTCACATATGGCGAACTTCAAGGCAATAGAACGCCTTATTGCGACTCATCTATGTCTGGAATGTTTATCGGGGAAACTACTGACACATCGTTTCAGgatcttgttttgaagtacGTGACTATTctcgagtttttggcaTTCCAAGTTAAGCATATCAAGGAGTGCTTCAAAGCAGAGATAAAAGACATAAGAATAGCAGGCAGCCAAGCTAAAAACACAAGACTTTTGACCTTGTTTTCTTTAGTCAATGATCAGATTACGGTGAAGATTCCTGCGCAGAGAACAGATTACATGGGCGTCGAAGGCGCTTACTTGCTTGGAAAAGCCGCTCACAAAAATATTAATATCATCGATCTTATAGACAAAAGAGACAGGCTCCAGTCACATATTTTAGAGCTAGGGCCAATGAAGTTAGGCAACCACAATACAAAGTTAAAGCAGTTATTAGAGGCAAAGTACAAAATTTATTTAGACATGGCACAGACACAAATGAGATACCGAGCAATGGTAGATTCCGTTTAA
- the RPA49 gene encoding DNA-directed RNA polymerase I subunit RPA49 (highly similar to uniprot|Q01080 Saccharomyces cerevisiae YNL248C RPA49 RNA polymerase I subunit A49) gives MSEKRAFSEINVERFESEPSIAVGSFFKGVRVPKRTKFELYRNKKSADKYMIHGENDRIEYSGSTDDDSSASSQYVVGIYDPSKRSVQLYKAPVIATKVASKSKKDLSGPEIKQNNLRASALRNALGEAFGTKKAKKAIADIERNRIDSDKLVEAAVDIVDSVKTASKDLPTRQELQQVSSQDRTTPQANVDATDVEQIYPIHNIIPKKEWQFIRVGPVLKETDDQKRLELFPFTKSQYVSKKLPTLTQAAQMTKLQLLYYVSLLLGVYENRRVSDKAKLLEHLNAPPEVLVDGILDRFTIVRPGQYGRSKERGFFIDPQREDKLLCYILAIILHLDNFIVEISPLAQELGLKPSKIVNLFKNLGAIVKGATVSQAEAFGIPKSAASTYKIATMKVPFKIPEMSRRSGVPRR, from the coding sequence ATGTCCGAAAAAAGAGCCTTTAGCGAAATTAATGTTGAACGCTTTGAAAGCGAACCTTCCATTGCTGTGGggagctttttcaaaggagTGCGAGTTCCAAAGCGCACAAAATTTGAGCTCTACAGGAACAAGAAGTCTGCCGACAAATACATGATCCATGGTGAAAATGACAGGATCGAGTATTCCGGAAGCACCGATGATGACTCTAGTGCAAGTAGCCAGTACGTTGTTGGCATCTATGACCCTTCGAAGCGCAGTGTCCAGCTGTACAAGGCCCCCGTCATAGCCACCAAAGTGGCctcaaaatccaaaaaaGACCTCTCAGGTCCTGAGATCAAGCAGAACAACCTCCGTGCATCCGCGCTTCGTAATGCCCTTGGTGAGGCTTTCGGTAccaaaaaggccaagaaggccaTTGCCGACATCGAGCGGAATCGTATCGATTCTGATAAGCTAGTGGAGGCCGCTGTCGATATCGTGGACTCTGTGAAAACAGCTTCCAAGGACCTCCCCACAAGACAGGAATTGCAACAGGTGTCGTCTCAGGATAGGACAACCCCTCAAGCCAATGTCGACGCGACGGACGTTGAGCAAATTTATCCAATCCACAACATAATACCGAAGAAGGAGTGGCAGTTTATTCGCGTAGGACCAGTCCTCAAAGAGACCGATGACCAAAAGAGGCTCGAACTTTTTCCTTTCACGAAGTCCCAGTATGTTTCTAAGAAGCTTCCAACATTGACACAAGCTGCGCAAATGACCAAACTGCAACTACTGTATTACGTCtcgcttcttctcggcGTTTACGAAAACAGAAGGGTTAGTGACAAGgccaagcttctcgagcatCTGAATGCTCCACCAGAGGTCCTGGTTGATGGGATTCTCGATAGATTCACTATTGTCAGACCAGGTCAATACGGTCGCTCAAAAGAGCGTGGGTTTTTCATCGACCCTCAGAGAGAGGACAAGCTCCTGTGCTACATTCTAGCCATCATTTTGCATCTGGACAATTTCATCGTTGAGATCTCACCGCTAGCTCAAGAGCTAGGACTGAAGCCTTCCAAGATtgtcaaccttttcaagaatttaGGAGCTATTGTTAAGGGAGCCACTGTATCCCAGGCAGAAGCTTTCGGCATTCCAAAGAGCGCCGCCTCGACCTATAAAATCGCAACAATGAAAGTGCCTTTCAAAATTCCTGAGATGAGCAGAAGATCTGGAGTCCCCAGGCGCTGA
- the JJJ3 gene encoding Jjj3p (similar to uniprot|P47138 Saccharomyces cerevisiae YJR097W JJJ3 Protein required along with Dph1p Dph2p Kti11p and Dph5p for synthesis of diphthamide which is a modified histidine residue of translation elongation factor 2 (Eft1p or Eft2p) contains a DnaJ-like domain), whose product MVQVRSYYEILGVDTKSTVAEIKKAYKEKLLCTHPDKNRTVEAQNVSIEEIKEAYQVLVNPSGKENYDKELAESYKKQGFYNGGEGLEDYSLDEFSYDPESSGFHMDCPRCQMSNGFEFTDSLLEEHCIERTEGGFYVVVQCSACSLWLNVNFDVAEDYESS is encoded by the coding sequence ATGGTCCAGGTCCGATCTTATTATGAGATTCTAGGGGTTGACACCAAGTCAACAGTTGCTGAAATTAAAAAGGCGTATaaggagaagctgctttgTACTCATCCAGATAAAAATCGTACAGTTGAAGCACAAAACGTTTCGATTGAGGAAATCAAGGAAGCGTATCAAGTGCTGGTGAACCCTAGTGGCAAGGAAAATTATGATAAGGAATTAGCTGAGTCATACAAGAAACAGGGCTTTTACAACGGGGGAGAGGGACTGGAAGATTACTCCCTGGATGAATTCAGTTACGACCCGGAGAGTTCAGGATTCCACATGGACTGTCCACGGTGCCAAATGAGCAATGGCTTTGAATTCACAGATAGTTTATTGGAAGAGCACTGTATTGAGCGCACCGAGGGTGGGTTTTATGTTGTTGTACAGTGTTCAGCGTGCAGCCTGTGGCTCAACGTCAACTTCGATGTAGCGGAAGACTATGAGTCGTCATGA
- a CDS encoding uncharacterized protein (similar to uniprot|P47139 Saccharomyces cerevisiae YJR098C Hypothetical ORF) — translation MVTEKASIESSSEDSDLRRDIEAVSLVSEDESERDNSEISNAETDVGPFIGGSKVANSSRPKPDKLHSIYDDDSESEDSNDETPPEHMDESRVNKQSHTIFTFNLPFGGKSLLPTSPFTSLKNTFMPMSSEDKNKTKSRRKIKLKLKRQETISSVEEIELFKDQKGIDNVRARAVKRALKPESLFHTIRSFSLDQQAQTHDGYECERLESIWNELNGNIVILGGYRGSILRDAETKKRVWIPIRAGLNIRKVDLLIGPKDEDEIEAQHKLYADGMLTHLGPVDVCKKLIKKLRNNINVSIEEFGYDWRLSLEIPAKQLAKKLQEIYDKQDEKKGTYLIAHSMGGLVAHKVLQDHTHLIRGIIYVGSPSQCANILGPLRFGDEVIFNKSILSAEATFFMRSSFYFLPFDGRCFANKETLERYDLDFFDPDVWKKYGLSPLVDEERTKSEDEIKIPSPDKDRFSLIPHVDMMRSLSSGNDTVSFQTPYNECEEYLVRTLKRTKKYLASLDYDETKSYPPLAIVYGNRVPTVRGAKVSDRDQIKRGEYDEFYYGPGDGVVHHKWLLPEKRGFPVVAKVASECAHVSLMTDFEAMAKAFISLVDNEKC, via the coding sequence ATGGTGACCGAAAAAGCTTCAATTGAGTCTAGCAGTGAGGACTCGGACCTGAGAAGGGACATAGAGGCTGTAAGCCTTGTAAGCGAAGATGAGTCGGAGCGGGACAACAGCGAGATTAGCAATGCAGAGACGGATGTGGGGCCCTTTATAGGAGGATCAAAAGTAGCAAACAGCAGCCGGCCAAAACCCGATAAGCTTCACTCGATTTACGACGACGATAGCGAAAGCGAAGATTCTAATGATGAGACGCCGCCAGAGCACATGGATGAGTCTCGtgtcaacaagcaaagTCACACTATTTTCACATTCAACCTTCCCTTCGGCGGCAAAAGCTTACTGCCAACGTCACCCTTCAccagcttgaagaatacGTTTATGCCAATGTCCAGTGAggacaaaaacaagacgAAAAGCAGGCGGAAAATaaagctgaagctcaagagACAGGAAACAATATCGTCAGTAGAGGAGAtcgagcttttcaaagaccaGAAAGGAATAGACAACGTGAGAGCAAGGGCAGTAAAACGGGCACTAAAACCAGAGTCCCTGTTTCATACGATACgatctttttctttggaCCAACAAGCTCAGACACATGATGGGTATGAATGCGAGAGACTGGAATCGATCTGGAACGAGCTTAACGGGAACATCGTGATTTTAGGCGGTTACAGAGGCAGTATTTTACGAGATGCAGAAACCAAAAAGAGAGTGTGGATACCAATACGTGCCGGTCTAAATATACGAAAGGTTGACCTATTGATAGGGCCcaaggacgaagatgagatTGAGGCGCAACATAAGCTGTATGCTGATGGAATGCTGACGCATCTAGGTCCTGTGGACGtttgcaaaaagctgataAAAAAGCTGCGTAATAATATCAATGTCTCTATCGAGGAATTCGGGTACGATTGGAGGTTATCACTAGAGATACCGGCAAAACAACTGGCTAAGAAATTACAGGAGATTTATGATAAAcaagatgaaaaaaaaggaacCTATCTGATTGCCCATTCCATGGGCGGACTTGTTGCGCATAAAGTCTTGCAAGATCATACTCATCTAATTCGGGGCATAATCTATGTCGGATCGCCCAGTCAATGCGCCAACATCCTTGGCCCATTGCGCTTTGGAGACGAAGTGATCTTCAATAAGTCCATTTTAAGCGCGGAAGCCACCTTTTTCATGAGAAGTAGCTTCTACTTTCTGCCATTCGATGGAAGATGCTTTGCAAACAAAGAAACACTGGAGCGTTATGACCTGGACTTCTTCGACCCTGATGTTTGGAAGAAATACGGGCTCTCGCCATTAGTAGATGAAGAGAGGACTAAATCCGAAGACGAGATAAAAATACCATCGCCCGATAAAGACCGATTCAGCTTAATCCCACACGTTGACATGATGAGATCCTTAAGCTCAGGGAACGATACTGTGTCATTTCAAACACCTTACAATGAATGCGAAGAGTACCTCGTCAGAACTCTGAAGCGCACCAAAAAATATCTGGCAAGCCTTGACTACGATGAAACGAAAAGCTACCCTCCTTTGGCAATCGTTTACGGTAACAGGGTACCCACCGTGCGCGGAGCCAAGGTTTCAGACAGAGATCAAATCAAACGTGGCGAGTATGATGAATTCTACTATGGCCCCGGTGACGGCGTAGTGCACCACAAATGGCTTCTTCCAGAGAAACGCGGATTCCCCGTGGTTGCCAAGGTAGCTTCTGAATGCGCACATGTGAGCCTTATGacagattttgaagctatGGCCAAGGCATTCATTTCATTGGTGGACAACGAAAAATGCTGA